Proteins from a genomic interval of Phycisphaerae bacterium:
- a CDS encoding sigma-70 family RNA polymerase sigma factor translates to MPKRVFMKHDEFRQIERLLADVNAGHTSACGQLTDVVYRRLRAVAEHYLRRQFGGEAGSLTWQPTALVNETFLQIIKQRKRYDSEGHFFAIATRVMKRILLDYARQRGAQKRGGGAIKVEFDPNIHGPVHEHSEGALDLETFFTCLDRLAALNTRKADVVRMRVLWGMTIAETAVSLDVGHATIERDWRFAQAWLAREVASRRPKER, encoded by the coding sequence GTGCCCAAGCGTGTTTTCATGAAGCACGATGAGTTTCGACAGATCGAGCGCCTGTTGGCCGATGTCAACGCCGGCCACACGTCGGCATGCGGGCAGTTGACTGACGTTGTCTATCGTCGGCTCCGGGCGGTGGCGGAACACTACCTCCGTCGTCAGTTTGGCGGCGAGGCTGGCAGCCTGACCTGGCAGCCCACCGCGCTGGTTAACGAGACGTTCCTGCAGATCATCAAACAGCGGAAGCGATACGATTCCGAAGGCCACTTCTTCGCCATCGCCACGCGAGTCATGAAGCGTATTCTGCTCGATTACGCCCGCCAGCGTGGTGCGCAGAAACGCGGCGGCGGGGCCATCAAAGTCGAGTTCGACCCCAACATTCATGGTCCCGTCCATGAGCATTCCGAGGGAGCCCTGGATCTGGAGACTTTCTTCACCTGCTTGGACCGTCTGGCCGCGCTGAATACGCGTAAGGCGGACGTGGTACGGATGCGCGTACTGTGGGGAATGACTATCGCGGAGACGGCCGTCTCCCTGGACGTCGGTCACGCGACGATTGAGCGTGACTGGCGATTCGCGCAGGCGTGGCTGGCGCGGGAAGTCGCAAGCCGACGACCGAAGGAACGCTGA
- a CDS encoding pentapeptide repeat-containing protein yields the protein MRNHSLTRRAMCALAVTLASCAGARADIKNWQTGQTIPGTEGISPGPYVDLSYWNSDPHNLRYANLSGGLDLNHGYFDGSWLDYARFTQADLSSAMFEFATLTSADLSGANLTDADLVESTLVNCDLSRANLTRAYIGFADLGLFAKLTGADLTDAVVKGTFFSGSTLFGLTKEQLYSTASYKDRDLKGIDLSVNDLSGWDFAGQNLANSNFEKANLDHADLSRANLTGAQFYDAYLRFADLREANLTHVHFGSLVSNERMTHADLSRADMRGSWYFTPSPDQDVTMSNTILNWGGVEGMSLGDGETMPIRDYDGGIPIKIDNGMTLGSGSMLEVLFSDATWGSTITLRGGFTPDLGGTLKLSFAADADLPALVGTTFDLFNWNGQLLPGDYFDRIESLPGFMWDTSNLYSTGEVTLMAVPEPATLMLLLGAVGTVGLRRGRGPGGPRPPQRCYSSENRPAVPSCSA from the coding sequence ATGAGAAACCACTCACTGACACGACGGGCGATGTGCGCTCTGGCCGTGACGCTTGCGTCCTGTGCGGGCGCTCGGGCGGACATCAAGAACTGGCAGACCGGGCAGACCATCCCCGGCACGGAAGGGATCAGCCCCGGGCCATATGTGGACCTGAGCTACTGGAACAGCGACCCTCACAACCTCCGGTATGCCAATCTTTCAGGCGGCTTGGATCTGAATCATGGGTACTTCGATGGCTCCTGGCTGGACTACGCTCGGTTCACTCAGGCAGACCTTTCTTCGGCGATGTTCGAGTTCGCCACACTGACGAGTGCTGACCTGAGCGGAGCCAATCTGACCGATGCCGATCTTGTCGAATCGACATTGGTCAATTGCGATCTTAGCCGGGCAAACCTGACCCGCGCGTATATTGGCTTTGCGGATCTTGGCCTCTTCGCGAAGCTGACCGGCGCCGACCTCACCGACGCGGTGGTTAAGGGCACCTTTTTCAGCGGTTCAACCCTGTTCGGTTTGACAAAGGAGCAGCTCTACTCAACAGCAAGCTACAAGGATAGGGACTTGAAGGGGATTGACCTGAGTGTCAATGACCTGAGCGGCTGGGACTTCGCTGGTCAGAATCTGGCCAACTCGAATTTCGAAAAGGCCAATCTGGACCATGCCGACCTCAGCCGGGCGAACCTGACGGGGGCGCAGTTCTACGATGCCTATCTGCGCTTTGCGGATCTGCGCGAGGCAAACCTAACCCACGTACACTTTGGGTCCCTCGTCAGTAATGAACGGATGACGCACGCGGATCTGAGTCGAGCGGACATGCGTGGCTCTTGGTACTTCACGCCGTCGCCGGATCAGGACGTCACGATGAGTAACACGATCCTGAACTGGGGGGGGGTTGAAGGAATGTCGCTGGGCGACGGTGAGACCATGCCTATTCGGGACTACGATGGGGGCATCCCGATCAAGATCGACAATGGCATGACTCTGGGCAGTGGTTCGATGCTGGAGGTCCTCTTCTCCGACGCCACCTGGGGCTCCACGATAACGCTGCGCGGTGGTTTCACGCCCGACCTCGGGGGGACGTTGAAACTCAGCTTTGCCGCCGACGCCGATCTGCCCGCCCTGGTCGGCACGACGTTCGACCTGTTCAACTGGAACGGCCAACTCCTGCCGGGTGACTACTTTGACCGGATCGAGAGCCTGCCCGGCTTCATGTGGGACACGTCGAATCTGTATTCCACGGGTGAAGTCACCCTGATGGCTGTTCCCGAGCCTGCAACGCTGATGTTACTGCTCGGAGCGGTGGGCACGGTGGGGCTGCGCCGCGGACGTGGACCAGGAGGACCTCGGCCTCCTCAGCGCTGTTACAGCAGCGAGAACCGCCCGGCGGTCCCCTCGTGCTCCGCTTAG
- a CDS encoding M4 family metallopeptidase: protein MLIAAGLLAGPGGGSLRAEHVLYDADSRGRIIFLSVADGSISRPAGRLADRDAVARSGVTIAAAPAAEPQARGAWYEDHRSSLELHRPDVQAAEAFLKEHAWALGRGEREVGRPAGGGTKPRISLGLMPLRAERDALGMTHVRYQQQVGGVPVFGSEVIVHLGPDGRVRTAGGRIAPDVAVDTTPVITRDAAVSVALAEWQGRFGPAVAPDEVRAGLSVFVPGLVEHSDAPSAWLVWQVRLTCDCPVLADETTLVDARTGEVRQRLTGVRELDRWVWDCSLNPSSGKCYVNWFTTEFGGIYYFGRSEAEPVRGPNPIYGESDVDNLYDFLATVYDYVFLKFGRDGANDRGGTGNGQNVPWTQSKSFTYLDPLPSYLGYCPNAWSTNGNIRFCMGTVHNGLVGHEYCHGFTTYSHFDGLGVPIGMVYQGESGALDENQADIFGEMFEYYLTSSNDWIMWIKGPGDPAGAWRNLADPPAVAHPVRGPHPDRFHSDYVYCGSADNYGVHHNSTVPSKAAYLLAEGGSFNGCTIDLIGRDKIEQIWYRAVTEYYATTETFNGAYLDLIASCGDLYGAGSEECRQLTRALQAVEL from the coding sequence ATGCTCATCGCGGCGGGACTGCTGGCCGGTCCCGGCGGCGGAAGCTTGCGGGCCGAGCATGTCTTGTACGACGCCGACAGCCGGGGCCGGATCATCTTCCTGAGCGTCGCGGACGGATCCATCAGCCGACCGGCCGGCCGGCTTGCGGACAGAGACGCTGTCGCCCGATCCGGCGTGACCATCGCGGCCGCGCCGGCGGCGGAGCCGCAAGCCCGTGGGGCGTGGTACGAGGACCACCGCTCCTCTCTTGAGCTCCATCGCCCTGACGTTCAGGCCGCAGAGGCCTTTCTCAAGGAGCATGCCTGGGCCCTCGGTCGAGGCGAGCGGGAGGTCGGTCGGCCGGCGGGTGGAGGCACGAAGCCGCGCATCAGTCTGGGCCTCATGCCTTTGCGCGCCGAGCGGGATGCGCTGGGCATGACGCACGTGCGCTACCAGCAGCAGGTGGGCGGGGTTCCGGTGTTCGGCAGCGAGGTGATCGTGCACCTCGGGCCGGACGGCCGGGTGCGGACGGCCGGCGGGCGGATCGCCCCCGACGTGGCCGTGGACACCACCCCCGTGATCACGCGTGACGCGGCCGTGAGCGTCGCCCTGGCCGAGTGGCAGGGGCGCTTCGGCCCGGCGGTCGCGCCCGACGAGGTGCGGGCGGGCTTGAGCGTTTTCGTGCCGGGACTCGTCGAGCATTCGGACGCCCCGTCGGCGTGGCTGGTCTGGCAGGTGCGGCTCACGTGCGACTGCCCGGTCCTGGCGGACGAGACCACGCTGGTCGATGCCCGCACGGGCGAGGTCCGCCAGCGGCTCACCGGGGTTAGAGAGCTGGATAGATGGGTTTGGGATTGCTCGCTAAACCCATCTAGTGGCAAGTGCTATGTGAACTGGTTCACCACTGAATTTGGTGGTATTTATTATTTTGGTCGGAGCGAAGCGGAGCCTGTTCGTGGCCCAAACCCCATATACGGTGAGTCTGATGTAGATAATCTGTACGATTTTTTAGCAACTGTATACGATTATGTATTTCTTAAATTTGGAAGAGATGGTGCAAATGATAGAGGTGGCACCGGAAACGGGCAAAATGTCCCATGGACTCAAAGTAAGTCTTTTACCTATCTAGATCCTTTGCCATCTTATCTTGGTTATTGTCCTAATGCTTGGTCGACAAACGGTAACATTCGTTTTTGCATGGGAACTGTTCATAACGGTTTGGTTGGACATGAATATTGCCATGGATTTACAACCTACAGTCACTTTGATGGATTAGGGGTCCCAATTGGAATGGTTTATCAAGGGGAATCTGGAGCTCTAGATGAAAATCAAGCGGATATTTTTGGGGAGATGTTTGAGTACTATTTAACAAGTTCTAATGACTGGATCATGTGGATAAAAGGTCCCGGAGATCCCGCAGGCGCCTGGCGAAACTTAGCTGACCCGCCTGCAGTAGCTCACCCTGTAAGAGGACCACATCCAGACCGCTTTCATTCTGATTATGTCTACTGCGGAAGTGCTGATAATTATGGGGTTCACCATAACTCAACTGTTCCCTCAAAAGCTGCTTATCTTTTAGCTGAAGGGGGAAGTTTTAACGGATGTACTATAGATTTGATTGGGAGGGATAAAATTGAGCAGATTTGGTATAGAGCGGTGACTGAGTACTACGCGACGACGGAGACGTTCAACGGGGCGTACCTGGACCTCATCGCCTCGTGCGGCGACCTGTACGGGGCGGGGAGCGAGGAATGCCGGCAGCTCACGCGGGCGCTGCAGGCGGTGGAGCT
- a CDS encoding protein kinase, with the protein MNPDPDRFQRLEEIFHRIVDLPRSQWPAALEEACGADVELRREAESLLAHAHPGQTGLHLTGDLRALFSEPVFDPNIGRRIGPYEVLKRLGAGGMGNVYLARQAEPVTRLVAMKLIKHGMDTEETIRRFHHERRVLAALTHPNIAQLLDGGTTDDRLPYFVMEYVEGTPITTYCDLHGLGTVQRLRLFQQVCAAVHFAHQHTVIHRDLKPAHILVTVEAVLKLVDFGIAKLTKPEPGIQGFDQTGTAHRPMTPDYASPEQLRGDTMTTASDVYSLGMILYELLTGCRAYELTGRARRDVEHTVWDDQEFPKPSETCRRRRVCHRDDRAHSGETTVVDRRRDQSPERLGKQLKGDLDNIVLKALRKEPGRRYASADQLSADIERHLNHEPVLAAPPSPIYRLRKFARRNKAACTLVAALVVGLLGSTLGVMWAVRARNEARIAQKALAQHAEELRRAAYVREIAMAALDARSRSAATMKRRLQAVPEDLRDWEWRYLDSLSDDSLQTWRGHDDEVRCVAVSPDGRWVASGAGDKTTRIWDAQTGKPLHVLRGHEDGVNSVAFSHDSQQIMSGGADGTVRAWNAHTGADLAVIRPGGGAVLSVRFSPDGRWMMAGSQDNRIRAWNAATRAEAWTLDDYDGQFDSLAVSPDSRMIAAGGLKTAMNLWDAQTGNKLQSFERLSGPVCSIAFSRDGQRMVTAVQDLGVYVYDTKTWSGRRIVSAHLPSRCCVAFCPDNRLVVHAGEDATVLRVRGVTGPAAPREYHGHQTEILAVGCSPDARYIITASRDCTLKVWDAQSVPASRAIRTQQGRVLCLAFHPDSNMFVSGGEDRTLRFWHTELRVEIRREVAHDGLVNCVSFSPDGWVLASGGGGGIVQLWNARTAARLRAIPAHEKLVSSIAFSSDGRRMVTAGGDAAVRIWDTGTAKEILTLQGHQGQVNFAVFSPDGRWVASGGADGTVRTWDAATGACGLTLAGHRGAVHAVAFSPDSRTIVSTGADGTIRLWQAATGAGIRVLKELGAPVLAVTFAPGGRRIATACADATVSIWDIETGTETLTFREHDLSANCVAFSPDGRMLVSGGSDQTLRIRDTVSNRENAERQRDLFDRITQAGAVVDDVYGRVGDWRTAAELIRDSRVLPDAVRSLALNQVLAQAAECTSPAADWDVAFFRWQATRDLGQLSERWEMARSGPNVVRVRRRFIDFLWDRRSPVPQVLAEHFGVVASGSIKTPAGVHCVETLSDDGVRVWIDDRKVIDNWTPHEATRDAAQVDLAEGEHAVRVEYFQMLGPARLRLCIEPLPAASSSPTSLTDQ; encoded by the coding sequence ATGAACCCCGACCCGGACCGATTCCAGCGATTGGAGGAGATCTTTCACCGGATCGTCGACCTGCCGCGGTCGCAGTGGCCGGCCGCCTTGGAGGAGGCCTGCGGCGCCGATGTGGAACTGCGCCGAGAGGCCGAATCGCTGCTCGCTCATGCCCACCCAGGTCAGACAGGCCTCCACCTGACGGGAGACCTCCGAGCCCTTTTCTCTGAGCCGGTCTTCGACCCCAACATCGGCCGGCGGATCGGCCCCTACGAGGTCCTGAAACGCCTGGGCGCTGGGGGCATGGGTAACGTCTACCTGGCACGCCAGGCCGAGCCAGTAACCCGCCTCGTTGCCATGAAACTGATCAAGCACGGCATGGACACGGAGGAAACCATTCGCCGCTTTCACCACGAACGCCGGGTCCTGGCGGCCCTGACCCACCCCAACATCGCCCAGTTGCTTGACGGTGGGACAACCGATGACCGCTTACCCTATTTCGTCATGGAGTATGTCGAAGGCACGCCCATCACCACGTACTGCGACCTTCATGGTCTGGGCACGGTGCAGCGGCTGCGGCTTTTTCAGCAGGTATGTGCTGCCGTCCACTTTGCGCATCAGCACACGGTCATTCATCGGGATCTCAAGCCCGCCCACATCCTGGTGACCGTGGAGGCCGTGTTGAAGCTGGTGGATTTCGGGATCGCCAAGCTGACGAAGCCGGAGCCCGGGATCCAAGGCTTCGATCAGACAGGCACCGCCCACCGCCCGATGACGCCCGATTACGCCAGTCCCGAGCAGCTGCGTGGCGACACCATGACCACGGCCAGCGACGTGTACTCACTGGGCATGATCTTGTACGAGTTGCTCACCGGGTGCCGGGCGTACGAACTAACCGGACGGGCAAGGCGCGACGTCGAACACACGGTTTGGGACGACCAGGAGTTCCCCAAACCCAGCGAAACGTGCAGACGTCGCCGTGTTTGCCACCGAGACGACCGGGCACACTCAGGGGAGACGACAGTTGTTGACCGGAGACGGGACCAGTCGCCCGAACGGTTGGGCAAGCAACTCAAGGGTGACCTGGACAATATCGTGCTGAAAGCACTTCGGAAGGAGCCTGGCCGCCGATATGCGTCAGCCGACCAGTTGTCCGCCGATATCGAGCGGCATCTCAACCATGAACCCGTCCTTGCCGCTCCGCCCAGCCCCATCTACCGACTGCGCAAGTTTGCCCGACGCAACAAGGCAGCCTGCACCCTGGTCGCGGCGCTGGTGGTCGGTTTGCTCGGCTCCACGCTGGGCGTAATGTGGGCAGTACGCGCACGTAACGAGGCTCGTATAGCTCAGAAAGCGCTCGCTCAGCATGCGGAAGAACTCCGGCGGGCGGCCTATGTCAGAGAGATCGCGATGGCAGCCCTCGACGCCCGGTCCCGATCGGCCGCCACCATGAAGCGGCGTCTTCAGGCGGTTCCCGAGGATCTCCGCGATTGGGAATGGCGTTACCTGGATTCGCTGAGCGATGACAGCCTTCAGACTTGGCGCGGCCACGACGACGAGGTTCGCTGTGTGGCCGTCAGCCCGGACGGGCGCTGGGTTGCCTCCGGTGCCGGGGACAAGACAACGAGGATCTGGGACGCTCAAACAGGAAAGCCCCTTCATGTCTTGCGGGGGCACGAGGATGGAGTCAACTCCGTGGCGTTTAGCCACGATAGCCAACAAATCATGTCCGGCGGTGCAGACGGTACCGTGCGGGCATGGAATGCACACACCGGGGCCGATCTCGCCGTGATCCGCCCCGGCGGGGGTGCCGTGCTGTCCGTGAGGTTCAGTCCCGACGGCCGGTGGATGATGGCGGGGAGCCAGGACAATCGAATCCGGGCCTGGAATGCAGCGACCCGCGCGGAGGCTTGGACGCTCGACGATTACGACGGCCAGTTCGATTCGCTGGCGGTCAGCCCTGACAGCCGCATGATCGCGGCAGGCGGTTTGAAGACTGCGATGAACCTGTGGGATGCCCAGACCGGCAACAAGCTGCAGTCTTTCGAACGCCTGTCTGGTCCCGTCTGCTCCATCGCCTTCAGCCGGGACGGGCAACGCATGGTCACGGCGGTGCAGGACCTGGGGGTTTATGTGTACGACACCAAAACATGGTCGGGAAGGCGCATCGTTTCCGCGCACCTGCCCTCCAGATGTTGCGTAGCCTTCTGTCCAGACAACCGCTTGGTCGTACATGCTGGCGAGGACGCAACGGTTCTCAGGGTCCGGGGCGTGACGGGGCCTGCCGCACCACGAGAGTATCACGGGCACCAGACAGAGATACTGGCTGTGGGCTGCAGCCCGGATGCCCGGTACATCATCACCGCAAGCCGCGACTGCACTCTGAAAGTCTGGGACGCCCAGTCTGTTCCCGCGAGCCGCGCGATCCGCACTCAGCAAGGCCGAGTGTTGTGCCTGGCCTTCCATCCCGACAGCAACATGTTCGTTTCCGGCGGGGAGGATAGGACACTCCGATTCTGGCACACTGAGCTTCGCGTTGAGATTCGGCGGGAGGTTGCCCACGATGGCTTGGTCAACTGCGTATCATTCAGTCCTGATGGATGGGTGCTTGCCTCGGGCGGCGGGGGCGGAATCGTCCAGCTCTGGAATGCCCGCACCGCCGCGCGGCTGCGGGCAATCCCGGCCCACGAGAAACTCGTGTCCTCCATCGCCTTCAGCTCTGATGGCCGCCGGATGGTCACTGCCGGCGGCGATGCGGCGGTTAGGATCTGGGATACCGGTACCGCAAAGGAGATCCTCACTCTTCAGGGGCATCAGGGTCAGGTGAACTTCGCCGTTTTCAGTCCGGACGGCCGGTGGGTCGCTTCCGGCGGCGCGGATGGGACCGTGCGAACGTGGGACGCAGCGACCGGCGCTTGCGGCCTCACGCTGGCCGGTCATCGGGGCGCGGTGCATGCGGTGGCCTTCAGCCCCGACAGCCGGACGATTGTCTCCACGGGGGCTGATGGGACCATTAGGCTATGGCAGGCCGCGACCGGTGCAGGCATCCGTGTGCTGAAGGAGCTGGGTGCGCCGGTTCTGGCTGTCACCTTCGCACCTGGTGGTCGCCGGATCGCGACGGCCTGCGCCGATGCCACGGTGAGCATCTGGGACATCGAGACTGGCACTGAGACTCTCACCTTTCGCGAACATGATCTCTCCGCCAACTGCGTTGCCTTCAGCCCCGACGGCCGCATGCTCGTGTCCGGAGGCAGCGACCAGACGCTGCGAATCCGGGATACGGTCTCAAACAGAGAAAATGCGGAGAGGCAGCGGGATCTGTTCGATCGCATTACCCAGGCCGGTGCGGTGGTGGATGATGTGTATGGCCGGGTCGGAGACTGGCGCACTGCGGCCGAGCTGATTCGCGACAGCCGGGTCTTGCCGGATGCCGTCCGGAGCCTGGCCCTCAACCAGGTGTTGGCTCAGGCAGCCGAATGCACTTCGCCAGCGGCTGACTGGGATGTCGCCTTCTTCAGATGGCAGGCGACCCGTGATCTTGGGCAGCTAAGCGAAAGATGGGAGATGGCCAGGAGTGGACCCAACGTGGTGCGTGTCCGGCGGCGATTCATCGACTTCTTGTGGGACCGGCGGAGCCCGGTTCCGCAGGTCCTGGCCGAGCACTTCGGCGTGGTCGCCAGCGGCTCCATCAAGACCCCCGCGGGCGTTCACTGCGTGGAGACCCTCTCCGACGACGGCGTTCGGGTATGGATCGACGACCGAAAGGTCATCGACAACTGGACGCCGCATGAGGCCACGAGGGACGCCGCTCAAGTCGATTTGGCCGAAGGCGAACATGCGGTCCGGGTCGAGTATTTCCAAATGCTGGGCCCCGCTCGCCTTCGGCTCTGCATCGAGCCGCTCCCTGCGGCAAGCTCCTCCCCCACCTCCCTCACGGACCAGTAA